The Lathyrus oleraceus cultivar Zhongwan6 chromosome 5, CAAS_Psat_ZW6_1.0, whole genome shotgun sequence genome includes the window attactgaaggattttgactttgaattgagttatcatcccggtaaggctaatgtagttgcagatgcgctgagtagaaagtctctacatatgtctatgatgatggttcgggagcttgagttaattgaacagttccgtgatatgagtttgggttgtgaagtttccgctgatagtgtaaagttgggtatgctgaagttgactagtggaattctggaagatattcggaatggtcagcaagttgatgtcgctctagttgatcatattactatggttaaccaaggtaatggtggtaattttgagattgatgagaatggcatcttgcgatttaaaggtagagtttgtgttcctgaggtgtctgaattgaaaaagagtattcttgaagagggccataggagtggattgagtatccatccaggtgcaactaaaatgtatcaggatttgaagaagttgttttggtgggcgggtatgaaaagagatgtggctaagtttgtgtatgcctgtttgacttgtcagaagtcaaagattgaacatcagaaaccggcaggtatgatgcaacctttgaagattcctgaatggaagtgggatagcatttccatggattttgtgacgggattgccgaggacggtgaaaggtaatgattctatttgggtgattgtggatcgattgactaagtcggcgcatttcttaCCGATaaagattaatcactctttagagaagttggcagagttgtatattgaggagatagtgaggctgcatggtattccatccagtattgtgtctgatagagatcccagatttacttctagattttgggaaagtttacagaaagcgttggggactaagttgaggttgagttcagcttatcatcctcagactgatggtcagactgaaagaactatccaatccttggaggatttgttgagagcttgtgtgttggagcagagtggttcttgggatagttatttgccgttggtggagtttacttataataatagttttcatgctagtatcggtatggctccatatgaagcattgtatggtaggaggtgtagaactccattgtgttggtatgaatcaggtgagagtgttgtactcggacctgagattgtgcagcagacgactgaaaggattaagatgattcaggagaaaatgaagatttcttagagtcgtcagaagagttatcatgataacaggagaaaggcacttgagttccaagagggagatcatgtgttcctgagagttactccgacgacaggtgtgggcagagctttaaagtctaaaaagcttactccgaggtttgtgggtccgtatcagattttgaagagagttggggaagtggcgtatcggatagctttaccgccgtcgctttctaatctgcatgatgtgtttcatgtatctcagttgagaaaatatattgcggatccttcgcatgttgttcagttggatgatatccaggtgatggataatttgaccgttgaggtgttgccaattcggatagatgaccgagaagagaagaccctgagaggtaagaagattgctttagttaaagttgtttggggaggtccagctggtgagagcttgacttgggagcgtgaagatcagatgaaggagtcgtatccggctctatttgcttgaggtatgttttcgaggacgaaaactcttttagtgggggagagttgtaacaccccgataaaataaggctaattatttaatttgaattaatataatttttattaatttaattaattaattggaaatattattggattattattattatttggaataataattatttggaaaatatataagttgggatAAGAGAAAGATTCTCATTTTTGGAACAGAAGAGTTTCACGTGAAGTTGGaaagctgcagagaagaggaaagagctgtagagcaaaggtcGAAGAACGGAAAAGCTGAAGCTTGGAGAgtgctcagaacttccttcaatccaaagaggtaaggggtctgaaccttattaaacaatgATATGCGAGCAATTGTATGACATCTGTTGAattgttgatgaattttgggggattttagggagattgggaaagttgggaTTTTGATGGAAAATCCTCCGATCTGTGAGTTTCGTTGTGTTATATGCACcgtaatcgaagtatgttgtgtatatgTGTCTGTTAAATGTCGATTTTGGTTTGTTAGCTGTGGGGTACGGGTTATGGCGAGTAGGGAAGCAAAGCTGCGCTGAATTCTGCAGCAGAGGGGTTCTgtcgcgcgcgattcgcggcgcgaagcccagttcgcggcgcgaactgggcaggatttAGAGGAGTTCTGTAATTCGTTGTTCGCGACGTGAACCCTGCTTCGCGGCGCGCACTGAAGCGAAATAagttgttcgcgacgcgatccttagttcgcggcgcgaactgtgttGTATTGGAGAtttcgcggcgcgtccctatgttggcggcgcgaactggagaaatgcagaagctaatgttggtgggttttgagtacgttgagttgcgagactcttagtaagtcgctgtagtTGTACTATAAACcattaatagtgattatatgatttgtATGAGGTGTTATGAGGATGATATGTTGAATTTATGTGTTTAATTATGAATGTGTTATGTGACGATGTGATATcgttatgatgttgttgttgttttgttgaaTTGTATGTCATgatattaatgatgatgataacatgactatatgatgttgttgttgctatgatgattatgatgcatgtttgatgtgcatgcattcatgaaaggccgatgcctagtgatgaacggacatgagttccaatgatgttgttgactccgggcttgttgagaggcttggttccttacgggggactcggattctatggtgatgaatctgggagtggtgatcctgtagtggtcacaaaatgggtataccgagtcgtgttgagtcatgcatgggttggtgcattgcatttgatgtgttgttttgttgatgttcatgagtttgttgattttgatgatgatgatgagttgtgttggcatatgtgaaatatatatttatgtttatatttctgtcgttatattattatttaataatgtaattctcaccccttctgcatgtgtttatgttcatctatgatgagcaatgtgcagataaagcggagtagatattgttgaggttcgaagaataagtgtagagttattctacagagtcgagtcaaatgctctggtcatgtgacaccggggttatgggattcgatagatagttgattattatttatgttgtttatgatgaccaaatgttgagatgttttattgagataatgttgaaccatttttatgaattgttatatgctgaattataataattgtgttgttgtccgctgcggAGTTTTAAATAACATGTTTTATGTTGTAATGTAATGAGTGTTATATTTttatgaaatgtaaactcttctacatgttgcactctgataatatatataaatatgtcgtttgggtagaagggtgttacaaacttccttaccaaatctctgcgtatcgtattcttaccctactcctctttacgttttaaaactgttttcgcaatttcagttagtgtgtggtgattgttcctgttgtaagacagcagtggcaagaaaacttttaatcaaactccattgctgtttatcatcgatcacatacacaccaactgtttgacaaaacggttagctagattttattcattggaaatagactttaatgataagtgcattcaattagttaaaattctggtgtgaattgtttctgtcattctcattaaaatccagcaattaaacttgtgtgtccggctttctagtagcggttcagaatagacggaagtcgattcgggactgatttttccgccaactttgaaaactctgataaaatttcaaatcctttaaatttcaaagaggtgatctattcaccccccctctcgatcactagccacaccgtctaacaacTATAATGTTTGGAAAGGGAAGATGGAAGATTTGATTTATGTTAAAGGCTTTCACTTACCTATTTTCTCTAGTGAAAACCCCAATGGAAAGAGTGATGAAGAATGGGTTTTATTACATAGACAAGTTTGTAGTTACATTCGTCAATGGTGGATGATAATGTTTTGAATCATGTGAGCTCAGTGACTcatgctctctctctctctctttggACCAAACTTGAGGAGTTGTATGCAAAAAAGACGAAGAACAATAAGTTGTTATTGTTCAAGCAATTGATGTCATTGAGGTATAATGATGGTTCACCAATGACCAATCGCTTGAACACTTTCCAAGGGATTCTAAATCAATTGTCGGCAATGacttttattttttatgatgaaatTCGAGGTTTGTGGCTTCTTGTACTTTGCGTAATTCATGGGAGACTTTTAGGACATCCTTGTCTAACTCCGTTCCGAATGGTATCATCTTGATGAACTTGGCTAAAAGTAGTATCTTGAATGAGGAGTTAAGGCACCGAATCAAGAGGGAGACATCAAAGTAGAGGTTCAAGTAATTGTGGGATATCACGTGGTAAATCATAAGGAGACTCTAATAGATTCTCTAATATTTAGTGTCATCATTGTGGGAAAAATGGGACACATAAAAAGGTATTGCCAAAAGTTGAAAAGAGAAAACAAGAAGAAGAGCTACAACAACGACAAAAAAGAAGGTAACAATAATGAAAATGTTGCTATTGGTGATGATTTATCTATTGCTTGTAATAGTTGTGTAGAGAATGTCAATTTATCATGTAATGAGATGAATTGGGTGGTTGATAATGGTGCTTCTACTCATGGAACCTCGAGACGTGATCTTTTTTCAACTTACGAGACATATGACTTTGTAGTTGTTCGTATGAGAAATAATGGGCAAGCTATCAAAATATGAGATATTTGTGTCGAAACTAGCAATGGGATTACTCTAGTTCTTAAAGGCGTGAAACACATTCCGGAACTTCGACTCAATATTTTATCCATTGGAAATTTTGATAATGAAGGATATGATAATTTTTTTTCGGGCAATGAATGGAAGTTAAGGAAAGGTTCAATGGTGGTGGCTAAACAAAAAAGGGGTTTCGAAGTGCTACATTAACACTTGTGATAATGATAGCTCATTTGAATTATGGCATAAGAGTTTGGGTTGTATGAGTGAAAAAGGTTTAGCATTTTGGTAAAGAAGAATATGTTGTATGGTGTTTTCGATGCAAAGTTGAGAAAATGTTCACATTGTTTGGCGGGTAAGCAAATGCGAGTTTCCTTTAAGTCATCTCAACCTAATAGGAAATTAGAAGTGTTGGATTTAGTACATTTCAATGTGTGTGGTCCGATGAAGAAACAAACACTTGGTAATGCATATTACTTTGTGACTTCTATTGATGATTATTCTCGAAAAACATGGGCTTATACCTTGAAGACGAAAGAACAAGTGTTAGATACCTTCAAGCCGTTTTAAGCATCGGTTGAAAGAGAAATGGGGAAAAATCTCAAGTGATCTGAACTGATAAAAGGGGGGAGTATGTTGGACCTTTCAACAAGTATTGTCAAGATCAAGGTATACATCATCAAAAGTCTCTTCCAAAGACACCATAATTGGATGGGTTTGTCGAAAGAATGAATATAACTTTGGTGGAAAAGGTGAGATGTTTACTTTCTCAATCAAATTTTCTAAAATACTCCTAGGGAGAAGCACTAAACACAGTTGTACATCTTTTAAACCTCACTTCATGTGTTCCGTTGAAGTTTGATGTTCCAAATCATGTTTGGATTGGTAAAGATGTTTCTTATGACCATCTTCGGTTGTTTGGGTGCATGACTTATATGCATATTCTGAAGGATGAGAGATCAAAATTGGATGAAAATTCGAAGAAATGTGTGTTTGTTGGGTATGGACTTGATGAGTTTGGGTATCAATTCTTTGATCTGGTTCAACGAAAGCTTATGCGTAGTCGGGATATCGTATTCATGGAGGATTATACCATTGAGGACATCGACAAAGTTGAGAATGAAGATCTGACTTTTGAAGATGAAGAAATGGTTGATAGGGACTCAATTACTATTTCTCCTACCCCTATCACTTTCAAAGATATTCCAATTGAAAATCAAGGTATGGATTTAAATGTTAATATTGTTTTAAATCCTAATGATATTGTTGATGTAGGTGTTACAGAAGAAGTTGTTGAAAATGAGGATGATCAAGAGGTTGAAAGTGTTGAGAAAACGGTTGCTTCTAATGAGTTGAGACGGTCTACTCGTGATAAAAGGTCTTCCATTTGATACCCTTTGGACGAGTATGTTTTTCTTACCGATGTTGGAGAATCCAAAAGCTTTAAAGAAGTTTTGGAGGATGAGAACAAAAAGGAGTTGATGGATGCCATGAAGGATGAAATGCAATCACTTAGTGAGAATAATACCTTTGAGTTAGTGATGTTTCCAAAGGGTAAGAGAGAATTGAATAATAAATGGGTTTATCGAATTAAGAAAGATGAGTTTACTTCTCAAAGAAGATACAAGGCTCACTTTGTGGTAAAATGTTTTAAACAACAGGAAGGTGTTATTTTTGACGATATTTTTGCTCCGGTTGTGAAGATGAAATCTATTCAAGTGGTTCTTGGGCTAGCCGATAGTCTTGATTTGGAAGTAGAGCAAATGGACGTGAAGACAAATTTCTTTCACGATGACCTACATGAAGAAATTTACATGGAGAACCGGATGGATTCTGAAAGAAGGGCAAAAAAGACCATGTTTGCAAATTGGTAAAGAGTCTTTATGGTTTGAAACAAACAACTTGCCAATGGTATCAAAAGTTCAACTTGGTGATGATTGAACATGGGTACAAGATGACTAAGGCCGATCATTGTGTTTTTCCAGGTGATTTCATTATTCTCTTtctttatgtggatgatatgCTAAATGTTGGAAAATATATTTTAAGAATTAAAGAGTTGAAGAACACTTTGAGTGAATCTTTTTCTATGAAGGATTTAGGAGAGGCTCGGAAAATTATTGGTATTGAAATTGTTCGAGATCGAAATGAGAAGAAGTTGTACTTGTCACAAGAAATGTATGTGGAAAAAGTCCTCCAGAGTTTTAGTATTATGTCCATCTACAAATGAAGAAAAGTTTAGTATGAAGAACATTTCATACTCTTCGGCTGTTGGTAgtttgatgtatgttatggtttGTACAAGAAGCGATATTGCTCATGTCGTAGGAATGGTGAGTCGCTATCTCTCGAATCCGAGAAAAGATCATTGGGAGGCCGTGAAGTGGGTGATGCTATATTTGCGTGGCTCGTCAAATTTGAAGCTAACCTTGGGATGCAAGAAGCCTATGTTGGTTGGGTATACAGAAACAAATAGTCAGAAGCTTAGATGATCGAAAATCTTCTTCGAGAAATATGATGACTTTTGTCGAAGGATTTATGGCTTGACAATCAATGCAAAAGTGTTTTCTTTAGTGCAGAAGTCGAGTTCATTTATCTTTTATTCTTTGCTTTAAGCCATTTACGATCCATACTAACATGCCTCCTAACAAATTGATGCGACAGAAGTGGCTTTTTCTCAATTGCCTTTTCAATTGATGCGACACAGTGGCTTTTTCTCAATTGCCTTTTCTTTGGGTCACATCGATTGTTATATGCATATTATAAAACCATTTATCATTTGTTATATGTATATTATAAAACCTATTGCGACACAGTGTATAAAATAATATTATCCCATTTACAGTGTATAAAATAATATTATCCCATTTACAGTGTATAAAATAATTGTGAAATAGTATTTTCCCGTTCACAATGTATGAACCAATTGAATCAATATTATAAAACATGTTTCATCTCTGATTgtaaataaaatttattatttgATTTATAGACTCTTACAATATCGAAAGATCTTTCTCGATAATAAAAATTAtcaaaataaaattgaaaaataaaattgaaaaataaaatgtAAGCTAATTTTTTTAGAGATAGTATGATGGCTATTTTTTTAGAGATAGTATGATGGTTAATATTGAAAGAGAAATTAcaataaatatttattttaaaactatTATCAATAATTTCAAATTACTCAAAAAAATCGCAGAGCATTATTATAAgatatttttaaataataatttttaatcatttcatgtttaatataatataatataaatataatttagatattttataaatataattattataatttagatattttatatataatataatataatttttttatttataaattataGTTTAATTTTATAGCCACCGCCAAATTTTATAGTCTAATTCCACAACAACACTAAAATAGTCCTTTCAAACATTGTATCAAAGATTTACAAAAACAATATTGTCATTTATAAAAAAAGTCAAGAAAATCACACTTTCCTCTTCAAACATTCATAAAAAAATACTTATTTATATTAATACCATTATTAATACAAAAGATGATTCAAACATTCATAAAAAGAAAACTTAATTGTATTTCTTATTTATGTTAATAGCATTAGTAATAACATTATTAATACAAAAGATTATTTGACCGAGAGACAAACAATGCTCAAGGAAAAATCATCTGCAAGACATTTTTATCTCTAAGAAAATAATGCACTTTATATTTTGAAGGAAGCGTGCAAGTGTTGATGCAAATCCATTAGTGTTTTTATTGAGCAAAATCACACGATGAGCTATGAGAAGTAAATCATCAAATAccactatatatatatatatatatatatatatatatatatatatatatatatatatattatatatatatatatatatatatatatatatatatatatatatcaaacATATCAAACGATCACAGATCTAGAAAAGTAACaaaattaatgaaaatcaaattatatacatgattgatgaattttgaatGTTTGAACAAAAATCAGCTTCTTAGCTTCTGCAACTCCTACTTGCATTGGGTAAAGTCTCAAACATAAAAAGTGTTGACAAAGTCTTTAGAAACTTTACTTCAATATATGGTAAAGGTACAAACAAACTTGTCTTTAATAGAGTCTCTTTTTGAATTCACAAGTATTTTTAACAATTATGAATTTTATTGCCAATTTATAAATACCTTTAAATAGGCTTACAAAAGAAAATGAATCCTAACTAAATTAGGTTAGTAACTACTTTTTTTCTTATGTAATTACTATCATTTAAATTTAAATGATAATAATCTTATTTAATAGGTAAATTCAATTCCAACCTAAATCTTATCCTAAAAATACTgaaattcaaatttaaaaattatgatatactaactaattaaaaataaataaaataataaattttcTAATCAGCCTAATTAATCCTAATCAGTAGAATTAGAGGTCCATATCACATCTCACCATGAGTCGCCAAATTTTCAAAGCTATCAGGATGTTCTCCATTTTTGTTGAGCTCTTCTTCACTTTGCCTCTCCTGAAACACAATGAAAGAAAACAATTTGATTACCAGTTTGATTGAATCCCACAAAAGAAAGAACTAAGAACCAATTTGGAGTAGCTTCTAGCTTATGGGGGCTACTTAGTTAAAAACATAATGATTCTAGAACTAACAATATATATATACTGACCTTCAAGATAGGTCCAGATTCACTTGCAGACACCTCAGTTGCTTGTTCATTCACAATATTGTCTGAGGAGATGCTGATTGATCTGTATTATCAACAATATTGGCATCAATATTGTCTGATGAAGAAAGTAACAAGATGATGACATCAAAGTCTCGCAACTAAACCTTTCAAGTAGTTCCTCTTCACAAGAATTTCCAGAAGAAGAAAGCCAGTCCACATCAAGGAAATTGGAGCAGTCACTTGCATCTTCATGTTCCTCGTAACAAATGTGATCGCTTTTGCAATATTGGTCCTTGCCCATTCCTCCATAAATTTGCCTATATAATGTTGATAAAACATGTTTCAAATCATTTGGATGGCTTGAGTAATAAGTCATATAGTTCAAACTATGTATCCAATTTCACATAGTTTGCATCATGAAAAACGTGAATTAAGCATACCAGCAATCACAAATAGAACTTTCACAAGTGAATGTGTCTAAAGGAGACTCCAAAAGTGATCGCTTATTGGGATTTTCAGAGGAGTGCTGACAGTCTGGAGCATGCAAGTTCCTAATTGTAGCGTCACTTTCACCGAGGATGTAGTCTGATTGCGATCTTCTAATAAATGGCCAACTAAACAAAGAAATGACATGTTTCAATCTTCGGACAATGTAACACATTTTCAAGAGTATCATCAAATGTGGAGCAATACAATAAGAATGGCATTTATCAACCCTcaaaaataatttctaaaatcAAAATGACAAAAAAGTTGTGCAACTGAAAAATCCAATTATACCCAACGATTCCATCTGCTAAATTTGGGCCATGACTTCCAATATTGTAATGTTGATCAGAATCAAGCTCCCACAGTGCTGGTTTTCCCTGATGTGGCTGAAAATGCCCCAAGAATCtgaacaaaataaaatcaaacaaGACATTAACTTATTCATTCTAATGCAACTACCATAAAAATATAACTTTTTTGTAGTACATTAATGTTACCTATGGTAAAAACCACTATGCATGTAGATCACAAAAAAAAGGTCTTGTTTAACTTACATGTTTATTGCATTTTGTTTAGCACCATCCAAACATGTATTGTTGTAATAACGTTGTATGGTTCGAATAAATTCTTGGGATTGTGCAGCTGCCTTCCATTGACCTCTTCTTTCAGAAAATATCTAAATAGCAAGACGAATCGTATAATATCCAAATGAATAAACCTTAATCTATAATAGATCTTTAAAATATAGCATTGGATTTCTGATAGCATATTACATTTCATAATCTATAAAGTCCAACATTTGCATAAACTAACATGCTAACATTTGGCattcaaaaatataaaaatcAATCTTTAAAAGGTAGAAAGGTTACTTTGTTGTGTGCTGCAGAACCCCCATATTGAAAGGCTATTGTGTCTCCCATGGACTCATAAGCTTTCATTACTTCTGTTGCTAAAGAGTTGTCAAGATCAATATGCGGGTCTTCGATAAATCCTAACGCCTGTAACTGATGTCCAAGTGCAACTAGTCCGTAAGCAAACTGCGCAATATTGGTGCGGTCTAAGCAATCTATGCAATTTGTCCTCAAGACGCCTGATTGAAGTGTTTTGGGTTTGACACTGTAATCTTTGTTCTCATCATCACCATTGTAATCACAATTGCCAACTTTTGTTTGCTTATCAACATTAAACTTGCTTATACTATTAACAGATGTTAGATTCCTTACCACAACAGTTTCATAGACATCGTTATTTCTGCATTAAATTTCATAAGGAAAAAAAATTATCAACAATAGTATAATAATCAAGTAAAATCTCAACTTGCATTAGTACAGCAGCGAATCACAATGTGTTGTTATGGTACTTACGCAGAGTAGGAATATGGGAATAATCCCTCAAGCCACGTGTTTGGTGCCACTGGACAGTAGAAGATGCCAGTTAGTTTCAACGCAATCGCGGCCACTTTTCCCAGTTGCAACAGCACATTCGTGGCCTTGCTGCTAAAAGTTGTTGATCTAATAATGTCAGAATAACACCCGGGAGAAAACCTATGGAGCTTGAACCAAAGAGGAAAAGAAATTTACCGTCTTGATTGCCGATGCAGATCCAAATGAAGAAACCTCAGGTGTTTATCCCCGCTCAAATTTTGATTAATAAAGTTAACAGCATTAGCGAACGCGGTTCGCAGAATAGTTTCACGGGGCTTCTTCTCATTAGTCTTaaacacaaaaattaaaagaatatAAAAAGGTAGAAAGTCTTAGTCTAGACATGTGACAGAAAGTAAACATGAAACTCTTACCTTAATCAAGTTCAATATAATTATGGGATTTCCATATCTCTTAACAAGATTTTCAAAATGAAGCCTCGTGGCTTCAAACATGGCGTCCTTATTTGATACTAGAGAAAAAGAATCAAAATGAGCAGTTAGGGTAAATTACATAGTATGAGCCTGCTTTGATTGGTTTATCTGAACTTATCTGAAGGCATACGCACTTGTGAGACAATTTGGGAGAGCTTATGGAAACAACTTATGACATGTTAAGAAAACAGCTTATAACTTAAATAAAAAACAATATCGTCTGTTATAGAAATAGCTTATACATAAATACTTATATTATGAGCACTTAATTTAGATTGTTTATCCAAACATAAGTGAGAAACAAAGGAGAGATGGTTAGATACCGTACGTATAATGTCAGGTTTTAAATTCAACGGTGAGGATTCCTGAGACCAGAAGAGAGGGATCGAACCCCGTACTTGCACTACAGAACTGATTTGCATTGGGGATCCATCACTAGCATCTGCAAAAACTATCTGCTCTGTCTCAACGTCATTAGCTACTCTACCTCTTTCGTTGACTCCTCGTTTCAAATATCTGCACCAAAAGATAAAGAAACCTTGAATATGTCTAGAAACATTAAATAAGCAATGACAAGAAGTTCAAATGCTGAGAAAAAACCAGTAAAGAACTGCAGGCAGTAATCCGGGATCACAAGTACAGATACGTGAAATAGAATGCAACTTTAATTTCATCACGAATTCAAGGAAAGCTAAAGAGAAGTACAAACCTGGTACCAGCA containing:
- the LOC127082718 gene encoding phosphoinositide phosphatase SAC2, with protein sequence MEISNEKLQKSVGIVDGVHSKSRYMQKFRLYETRSMFYMIGRDKNRTFWRVLKIDRLEPSELNIVEDPILYTETECCDILRCIHEGNKSTGGLKFLTNCYGIIGFIKFLEPYYMLLITNREKIGTICGHTVYAITKSEMVPIPHPSVRSKLAYSKDENRYKKLLCSVDLTKDFFYSYSYNIMLSLQKNLSGHNSMGQSLYETLFVWNEFLTRGIRKNLKNTSWTVALVYGFFRQDNLSISGREFNMIIIARRSRHYAGTRYLKRGVNERGRVANDVETEQIVFADASDGSPMQISSVVQVRGSIPLFWSQESSPLNLKPDIILSNKDAMFEATRLHFENLVKRYGNPIIILNLIKTNEKKPRETILRTAFANAVNFINQNLSGDKHLRFLHLDLHRQSRRSKATNVLLQLGKVAAIALKLTGIFYCPVAPNTWLEGLFPYSYSANNDVYETVVVRNLTSVNSISKFNVDKQTKVGNCDYNGDDENKDYSVKPKTLQSGVLRTNCIDCLDRTNIAQFAYGLVALGHQLQALGFIEDPHIDLDNSLATEVMKAYESMGDTIAFQYGGSAAHNKIFSERRGQWKAAAQSQEFIRTIQRYYNNTCLDGAKQNAINIFLGHFQPHQGKPALWELDSDQHYNIGSHGPNLADGIVGWPFIRRSQSDYILGESDATIRNLHAPDCQHSSENPNKRSLLESPLDTFTCESSICDCWQIYGGMGKDQYCKSDHICYEEHEDASDCSNFLDVDWLSSSGNSCEEELLERSISISSDNIVNEQATEVSASESGPILKERQSEEELNKNGEHPDSFENLATHGEM